A single genomic interval of Hevea brasiliensis isolate MT/VB/25A 57/8 chromosome 4, ASM3005281v1, whole genome shotgun sequence harbors:
- the LOC110654729 gene encoding endoribonuclease Dicer homolog 3 isoform X1, with translation MADLNPLKRSFSDMSNSLESLDFGLNVLEHRDSAIQEPASVVNPNNSSDDLGLNCLEDAAIQEPVSLINSKDFNPRSYQLKVFEVAMKRNTIAVLETGAGKTMIAVMLIKEIGQAIKFTDHKKLILFLAPTVHLVNQQQYEVIKANTSFDAGAYYGAKGVDGWTLKLWEKEIDEHDVLVMTPQILLDALRKAFLNLDMVSLMIIDECHRATGNHPYTKIMKEFYHKLSNKPKIFGMTASPVVRKGVSSTMDCEDQISELESILDSQVYTIEDRTEMDIHVPSARETCRFYDKAQCYSSELKSKIEASWSKFDASMLSLQGSIQSGYKDIDDKIRTLRQRLSNDHAKILNCLEDLGLVCAYEAVKVCLQSAPNSTEDCVIYREISLQHRYFLEEVLSLIGESLPHCDNFLLDLDFDFLKAVVFGYISPKLYELLQLFLSFGGARQILCLIFVDRIVTAKVIERFVKKVAVLAHFTVSYVTGTNTSVDAVTPKTQKETLESFRSGKVNLLFSTDVLREGIHVPNCSCVICFDLPKTVCCYVQSRGRARQNDSEYIIMLERGNVKQRDQLFDFIRSEWLMTNTTINRDPDVQSLKTCAAEETKAYIVNATGASVTADSSVNLIYRYCEKLPGDRYFTPRPTFEFEVFEQSCQCKIKLPASAAFQTLVGPICRSQQLAKQLVCLEACKKLHQMGALDDHLRPSFDDPMEDNCIMRSKETLAGAGTTKRKELHGTTGIHALSGSWGENLDGTTFYAYKFDFSCSIATEMYSGFILLIESKLDDDVGNVELDLYLVRKIVRASVSSCGQVHLDAEQMMKAKCFHELFFNALFGKLFTGSKSSKTREFLLQKEKSLFWIPSNMYLLLPLETFSASNDESWKINWTGVDSCTYVVEFLKNTFLGAEQCNGESRRSSSCRVGSSVTECSGVNTIHFANFSVDADKLKDVVVLAIHTGKIYSVIEVVSDMSAESPFEQNAGDAPSNYSSFTEYFNKKYGIVLMHPGQPLLLLKQSHKPHNLLPNPNDEVTSKDGMAVVKQRQFVHMPPELLVSIDIPVQTLKSFYLLPSLMYRLESLMLASQLRQEIDCRIPDCYIPSSLMLEAITTLRCSETFSMERLELLGDSVLKYAISSDLFLRYPTKHEGQLSARRIQAVCNSALHKLGISLKLQGYIRDSAFNPRCWVAPGQRPAYYIPCKCGVDTLEVPLDAKFQTEDPKIKIAICCSMGHRWICSKTISDCVEAIVGAYYVSGGLIAAVHVMKWLGMDVEFDPSLVDEAISSASLRSYMPKENEVTSLESKLGYTFSVKFLIQEAMTHASMQEQGVGYCYQRLEFLGDSLLDLLITWHLYQSHTNIDPGELTDLRSACVSNENFAQIVVRRELYKHLQHCSTLLLSQITEYLESFCESDEATKLSTVPKGPKALGDLLESIAGAMLVDTKFDLDEVWRIFKPLLSPIATPESLELPPLRELIELCDSRGYFIKERCTIKNDIVHAHLRLQLNDVLLVGDGYDRNRKTAKGKAASHLLKELENRGIRYSRGDSKRKQDPDHVVDSSSLDLTNAHTCEPKNHKKQKKVENESPTGSSGVPSLVGSPKEGLPVIESINMKKGGPRTTLFELCKKGEWTRPTFQTTETKSRTPIIFGEGSERRESFISFISKITLNMPLYGIIECTGDPRPDKKSSLDSAALAMLYELKERGRLIIVDAQ, from the exons ATGGCGGACCTTAATCCTCTCAAGAGAAGCTTCAGTGACATGAGCAACTCACTAGAGTCTCTTGATTTTGGTTTGAATGTTCTGGAACATCGAGATTCTGCTATCCAAGAACCAGCTTCTGTAGTCAATCCCAACAACTCATCAGACGATTTGGGTTTGAATTGTCTGGAAGATGCTGCTATCCAAGAACCAGtttctttaatcaattctaaggACTTCAATCCCAGAAG CTACCAATTGAAGGTTTTCGAGGTGGCTATGAAGAGGAACACTATAGCAGTGTTGGAGACTGGTGCTGGAAAAACAATGATCGCAGTAATGCTGATTAAAGAAATTGGTCAAGCTATCAAGTTTACTGACCATAAAAAATTGATTCTTTTCTTAGCGCCAACAGTTCATCTTGTCAACCAG CAGCAATATGAGGTTATTAAAGCGAATACAAGCTTTGATGCAGGAGCGTATTATGGAGCCAAGGGGGTAGATGGATGGACTTTGAAGTTATGGGAAAAGGAGATTGATGAGCATGAC GTATTGGTTATGACACCTCAAATCCTTTTGGATGCTTTAAGAAAGGCATTCTTGAATCTAGATATGGTATCCTTGATGATAATTGATGAGTGCCATCGTGCTACTGGTAATCATCCCTACACAAAAATAATGAAG GAATTCTATCACAAGTTGAGTAACAAGCCAAAGATTTTTGGAATGACAGCATCACCTGTTGTTAGAAAAG GTGTCTCTTCCACTATGGATTGTGAGGATCAAATATCAGAACTTGAGAGCATTTTGGATTCGCAG GTTTATACTATCGAAGACAGGACAGAAATGGACATCCATGTTCCCTCTGCGAGAGAAACATGTAGATTTTATGACAAAGCACAGTGTTATAGTTCAGAATTGAAATCCAAGATTGAAGCATCATGGTCCAAG TTTGATGCTTCAATGCTAAGTTTGCAAGGGTCAATACAAAGCGGTTACAAGGACATTGATGATAAAATTAGGACACTGAGACAGCGGCTGTCCAATGACCATGCAAAGATTTTGAATTGCCTTGAAGATCTAGGCCTCGTATGTGCTTATGAG GCTGTCAAAGTTTGCTTGCAGAGTGCTCCCAACTCCACTGAGGATTGTGTGATTTATAGAGAAATTTCTCTGCAACATAGATATTTCCTTGAGGAAGTGTTGAGCCTAATTGGCGAGTCCTTGCCACATT GTGATAATTTTCTTTTGGATCTTGATTTTGATTTCTTAAAGGCAGTAGTTTTCGGCTACATATCTCCAAAATTATATGAACTGCTTCAACTTTTCCTATCATTTGG AGGAGCTAGGCAAATACTGTGCCTCATTTTTGTTGATAGAATTGTTACAGCTAAAGTAATTGAAAGATTTGTGAAGAAAGTTGCAGTGTTAGCACATTTCACAGTTTCATATGTTACTGGAACTAATACATCAGTAGATGCAGTGACCCCTAAAACGCAGAAGGAAACGCTGGAATCATTTCGTTCTGGAAAG GTCAACTTATTATTTTCCACTGATGTGCTGAGGGAGGGAATTCATGTGCCAAACTGCTCCTGCGTAATATGTTTTGATTTGCCCAAGACAGTCTGCTGTTATGTCCAATCTCGAGGACGTGCTAGACAAAATGATTCCGAATATATCATTATGCTTGAGAG GGGAAACGTGAAACAAAGGGACCAACTATTTGATTTCATCAGGAGTGAATGGCTAATGACAAATACAACTATAAATAGAGATCCTGATGTACAGTCTCTGAAAACATGTGCTGCTGAGGAAACTAAGGCATATATTGTGAATGCGACTGGGGCATCAGTTACTGCAGACTCCAGTGTTAATCTCATATATCGATATTGTGAAAAGCTTCCTGGTGACAG GTACTTTACACCAAGGCCAACTTTTGAGTTCGAAGTTTTTGAACAGTCATGCCAGTGTAAAATAAAGTTACCTGCCAGTGCAGCTTTTCAAACACTAGTTGGCCCAATATGTAGGAGTCAACAATTAGCTAAGCAGCTTGTATGCTTGGAAGCTTGTAAGAAGCTGCATCAAATGGGTGCCCTGGATGATCATCTCCGACCGTCATTTGATGACCCTATGGAAGATAATTGTATTATGAGAAGCAAAGAAACATTAGCAGGTGCAG GAACTACAAAAAGGAAGGAATTGCACGGAACCACCGGCATTCATGCATTATCTGGAAGCTGGGGAGAGAACCTTGATGGAACCACCTTCTATGCATATAAGTTTGACTTCTCTTGTAGTATTGCCACAGAGATGTATTCCGGATTTATTCTTCTAATTGAGTCGAAGCTTGATGATGATGTTGGAAATGTTGAGTTGGACCTTTACTTGGTCAGGAAGATTGTTAGGGCTTCTGTTTCTTCATGTGGACAAGTGCATTTAGATGCTGAACAG ATGATGAAAGCAAAATGCTTTCATGAATTATTTTTCAATGCCTTATTTGGGAAGTTGTTTACCGGGTCCAAATCATCTAAAACAAGAGAGTTTTTGCTTCAGAAAGAAAAAAGTTTGTTTTGGATCCCATCAAACATGTATTTGCTACTACCACTCGAGACTTTCAGTGCTTCAAATGATGAGTCTTGGAAAATAAATTGGACTGGAGTTGATTCTTGCACATATGTGGTAGAATTTTTGAAGAACACTTTCTTGGGTGCTGAGCAATGTAATGGTGAAAGCAGAAGGTCATCATCTTGTAGGGTTGGCTCATCTGTTACTGAATGCAGTGGTGTAAACACAATCCACTTTGCTAATTTTTCAGTTGATGCAGATAAACTGAAAGATGTGGTGGTATTGGCAATTCACACAGGAAAAATATACTCTGTTATTGAAGTGGTGAGTGATATGTCTGCTGAGAGTCCTTTTGAGCAAAATGCTGGTGATGCACCATCAAATTATTCTTCATTCACTGAGTACTTCAACAAAAA GTATGGAATTGTGCTGATGCATCCAGGACAACCTTTGTTGCTGTTAAAGCAAAGCCATAAACCACACAACCTGCTTCCAAATCCTAATGATGAAG TTACTTCAAAAGATGGCATGGCTGTTGTAAAACAGCGACAATTTGTTCATATGCCACCTGAGCTTTTAGTCAGTATTGATATTCCAGTCCAGACTCTAAAATCATTTTACTTACTTCCATCTTTGATGTATCGTCTGGAGTCTCTGATGTTAGCCAGTCAACTTAGACAGGAGATTGACTGCCGGATTCCTGACTGTTATATCCCAAGTTCACTG ATGTTGGAAGCAATAACAACACTTAGATGTAGTGAAACTTTTTCCATGGAGCGATTGGAGTTGCTTGGAGATTCAGTTTTGAAGTATGCTATAAGTTCTGACCTCTTTCTAAGATACCCTACAAAACATGAAGGCCAATTATCTGCTCGGCGCATACAGGCTGTTTGTAATTCAGCCCTACATAAATTGGGAATAAGTCTCAAATTACAG GGATATATACGAGACAGTGCATTCAATCCTCGTTGTTGGGTTGCTCCAGGGCAGCGACCTGCATATTATATTCCTTGTAAATGTGGGGTTGATACTTTAGAAGTGCCTTTAGATGCCAAATTTCAAACTGAAGACCCTAAAATTAAGATTGCAATATGCTGCTCCATGGGCCACCGATGGATCTGTTCCAAAACCATATCTGATTGTGTTGAAGCCATTGTAGGAGCATACTACGTAAGTGGAGGACTGATTGCTGCAGTTCATGTGATGAAGTGGCTTGGTATGGATGTTGAATTTGATCCTTCATTGGTAGATGAAGCCATTTCCAGTGCTTCTTTACGATCTTATATGCCAAAAGAAAATGAGGTAACGAGCCTCGAGTCAAAGCTTGGTTATACATTTTCTGTCAAGTTTCTTATACAAGAGGCTATGACACATGCATCCATGCAAGAGCAGGGAGTTGGCTATTGTTACCAG AGACTTGAATTTCTTGGTGACTCTTTATTGGACTTGCTCATCACATGGCATCTCTATCAAAGCCACACAAACATTGATCCTGGTGAGTTGACAGACTTGCGCTCAGCTTGTGTTAGtaatgaaaattttgctcaaattGTTGTGAGAAGGGAGCTATACAAGCATCTTCAACATTGTTCTACATTACTTCTAAGCCAGATAACAGAATATCTGGAGTCTTTTTGTGAATCTGATGAAGCCACCAAATTGTCCACAGTTCCAAAGGGTCCTAAG GCTCTTGGAGACCTACTTGAAAGTATAGCAGGGGCAATGTTAGTTGATACAAAGTTTGACCTTGATGAAGTGTGGAGAATATTTAAGCCACTGTTGTCTCCAATTGCAACACCTGAGAGTCTGGAGCTGCCTCCATTGCGTGAACTGATTGAATTATGCGACTCTCGTGGATATTTTATAAAAGAAAGATGTACAATTAAGAATGACATTGTGCATGCCCATCTTAGACTACAGCTGAATGATGTTCTTTTGGTTGGAGACGGATATGATCGGAACAGAAAAACTGCAAAAGGAAAAGCGGCTTCTCATTTGTTGAAGGAACTTGAG AATAGAGGAATAAGGTACTCCCGAGGTGATTCAAAGAGGAAACAAGATCCTGATCACGTTGTTGATTCATCTTCCCTAGACCTAACAAACGCTCACACCTGTGAGCCAAAAAACCATAAGAAGCAGAAGAAAGTAGAAAATGAATCTCCTACAGGGTCA
- the LOC110654729 gene encoding endoribonuclease Dicer homolog 3 isoform X2, producing MADLNPLKRSFSDMSNSLESLDFGLNVLEHRDSAIQEPASVVNPNNSSDDLGLNCLEDAAIQEPVSLINSKDFNPRSYQLKVFEVAMKRNTIAVLETGAGKTMIAVMLIKEIGQAIKFTDHKKLILFLAPTVHLVNQQYEVIKANTSFDAGAYYGAKGVDGWTLKLWEKEIDEHDVLVMTPQILLDALRKAFLNLDMVSLMIIDECHRATGNHPYTKIMKEFYHKLSNKPKIFGMTASPVVRKGVSSTMDCEDQISELESILDSQVYTIEDRTEMDIHVPSARETCRFYDKAQCYSSELKSKIEASWSKFDASMLSLQGSIQSGYKDIDDKIRTLRQRLSNDHAKILNCLEDLGLVCAYEAVKVCLQSAPNSTEDCVIYREISLQHRYFLEEVLSLIGESLPHCDNFLLDLDFDFLKAVVFGYISPKLYELLQLFLSFGGARQILCLIFVDRIVTAKVIERFVKKVAVLAHFTVSYVTGTNTSVDAVTPKTQKETLESFRSGKVNLLFSTDVLREGIHVPNCSCVICFDLPKTVCCYVQSRGRARQNDSEYIIMLERGNVKQRDQLFDFIRSEWLMTNTTINRDPDVQSLKTCAAEETKAYIVNATGASVTADSSVNLIYRYCEKLPGDRYFTPRPTFEFEVFEQSCQCKIKLPASAAFQTLVGPICRSQQLAKQLVCLEACKKLHQMGALDDHLRPSFDDPMEDNCIMRSKETLAGAGTTKRKELHGTTGIHALSGSWGENLDGTTFYAYKFDFSCSIATEMYSGFILLIESKLDDDVGNVELDLYLVRKIVRASVSSCGQVHLDAEQMMKAKCFHELFFNALFGKLFTGSKSSKTREFLLQKEKSLFWIPSNMYLLLPLETFSASNDESWKINWTGVDSCTYVVEFLKNTFLGAEQCNGESRRSSSCRVGSSVTECSGVNTIHFANFSVDADKLKDVVVLAIHTGKIYSVIEVVSDMSAESPFEQNAGDAPSNYSSFTEYFNKKYGIVLMHPGQPLLLLKQSHKPHNLLPNPNDEVTSKDGMAVVKQRQFVHMPPELLVSIDIPVQTLKSFYLLPSLMYRLESLMLASQLRQEIDCRIPDCYIPSSLMLEAITTLRCSETFSMERLELLGDSVLKYAISSDLFLRYPTKHEGQLSARRIQAVCNSALHKLGISLKLQGYIRDSAFNPRCWVAPGQRPAYYIPCKCGVDTLEVPLDAKFQTEDPKIKIAICCSMGHRWICSKTISDCVEAIVGAYYVSGGLIAAVHVMKWLGMDVEFDPSLVDEAISSASLRSYMPKENEVTSLESKLGYTFSVKFLIQEAMTHASMQEQGVGYCYQRLEFLGDSLLDLLITWHLYQSHTNIDPGELTDLRSACVSNENFAQIVVRRELYKHLQHCSTLLLSQITEYLESFCESDEATKLSTVPKGPKALGDLLESIAGAMLVDTKFDLDEVWRIFKPLLSPIATPESLELPPLRELIELCDSRGYFIKERCTIKNDIVHAHLRLQLNDVLLVGDGYDRNRKTAKGKAASHLLKELENRGIRYSRGDSKRKQDPDHVVDSSSLDLTNAHTCEPKNHKKQKKVENESPTGSSGVPSLVGSPKEGLPVIESINMKKGGPRTTLFELCKKGEWTRPTFQTTETKSRTPIIFGEGSERRESFISFISKITLNMPLYGIIECTGDPRPDKKSSLDSAALAMLYELKERGRLIIVDAQ from the exons ATGGCGGACCTTAATCCTCTCAAGAGAAGCTTCAGTGACATGAGCAACTCACTAGAGTCTCTTGATTTTGGTTTGAATGTTCTGGAACATCGAGATTCTGCTATCCAAGAACCAGCTTCTGTAGTCAATCCCAACAACTCATCAGACGATTTGGGTTTGAATTGTCTGGAAGATGCTGCTATCCAAGAACCAGtttctttaatcaattctaaggACTTCAATCCCAGAAG CTACCAATTGAAGGTTTTCGAGGTGGCTATGAAGAGGAACACTATAGCAGTGTTGGAGACTGGTGCTGGAAAAACAATGATCGCAGTAATGCTGATTAAAGAAATTGGTCAAGCTATCAAGTTTACTGACCATAAAAAATTGATTCTTTTCTTAGCGCCAACAGTTCATCTTGTCAACCAG CAATATGAGGTTATTAAAGCGAATACAAGCTTTGATGCAGGAGCGTATTATGGAGCCAAGGGGGTAGATGGATGGACTTTGAAGTTATGGGAAAAGGAGATTGATGAGCATGAC GTATTGGTTATGACACCTCAAATCCTTTTGGATGCTTTAAGAAAGGCATTCTTGAATCTAGATATGGTATCCTTGATGATAATTGATGAGTGCCATCGTGCTACTGGTAATCATCCCTACACAAAAATAATGAAG GAATTCTATCACAAGTTGAGTAACAAGCCAAAGATTTTTGGAATGACAGCATCACCTGTTGTTAGAAAAG GTGTCTCTTCCACTATGGATTGTGAGGATCAAATATCAGAACTTGAGAGCATTTTGGATTCGCAG GTTTATACTATCGAAGACAGGACAGAAATGGACATCCATGTTCCCTCTGCGAGAGAAACATGTAGATTTTATGACAAAGCACAGTGTTATAGTTCAGAATTGAAATCCAAGATTGAAGCATCATGGTCCAAG TTTGATGCTTCAATGCTAAGTTTGCAAGGGTCAATACAAAGCGGTTACAAGGACATTGATGATAAAATTAGGACACTGAGACAGCGGCTGTCCAATGACCATGCAAAGATTTTGAATTGCCTTGAAGATCTAGGCCTCGTATGTGCTTATGAG GCTGTCAAAGTTTGCTTGCAGAGTGCTCCCAACTCCACTGAGGATTGTGTGATTTATAGAGAAATTTCTCTGCAACATAGATATTTCCTTGAGGAAGTGTTGAGCCTAATTGGCGAGTCCTTGCCACATT GTGATAATTTTCTTTTGGATCTTGATTTTGATTTCTTAAAGGCAGTAGTTTTCGGCTACATATCTCCAAAATTATATGAACTGCTTCAACTTTTCCTATCATTTGG AGGAGCTAGGCAAATACTGTGCCTCATTTTTGTTGATAGAATTGTTACAGCTAAAGTAATTGAAAGATTTGTGAAGAAAGTTGCAGTGTTAGCACATTTCACAGTTTCATATGTTACTGGAACTAATACATCAGTAGATGCAGTGACCCCTAAAACGCAGAAGGAAACGCTGGAATCATTTCGTTCTGGAAAG GTCAACTTATTATTTTCCACTGATGTGCTGAGGGAGGGAATTCATGTGCCAAACTGCTCCTGCGTAATATGTTTTGATTTGCCCAAGACAGTCTGCTGTTATGTCCAATCTCGAGGACGTGCTAGACAAAATGATTCCGAATATATCATTATGCTTGAGAG GGGAAACGTGAAACAAAGGGACCAACTATTTGATTTCATCAGGAGTGAATGGCTAATGACAAATACAACTATAAATAGAGATCCTGATGTACAGTCTCTGAAAACATGTGCTGCTGAGGAAACTAAGGCATATATTGTGAATGCGACTGGGGCATCAGTTACTGCAGACTCCAGTGTTAATCTCATATATCGATATTGTGAAAAGCTTCCTGGTGACAG GTACTTTACACCAAGGCCAACTTTTGAGTTCGAAGTTTTTGAACAGTCATGCCAGTGTAAAATAAAGTTACCTGCCAGTGCAGCTTTTCAAACACTAGTTGGCCCAATATGTAGGAGTCAACAATTAGCTAAGCAGCTTGTATGCTTGGAAGCTTGTAAGAAGCTGCATCAAATGGGTGCCCTGGATGATCATCTCCGACCGTCATTTGATGACCCTATGGAAGATAATTGTATTATGAGAAGCAAAGAAACATTAGCAGGTGCAG GAACTACAAAAAGGAAGGAATTGCACGGAACCACCGGCATTCATGCATTATCTGGAAGCTGGGGAGAGAACCTTGATGGAACCACCTTCTATGCATATAAGTTTGACTTCTCTTGTAGTATTGCCACAGAGATGTATTCCGGATTTATTCTTCTAATTGAGTCGAAGCTTGATGATGATGTTGGAAATGTTGAGTTGGACCTTTACTTGGTCAGGAAGATTGTTAGGGCTTCTGTTTCTTCATGTGGACAAGTGCATTTAGATGCTGAACAG ATGATGAAAGCAAAATGCTTTCATGAATTATTTTTCAATGCCTTATTTGGGAAGTTGTTTACCGGGTCCAAATCATCTAAAACAAGAGAGTTTTTGCTTCAGAAAGAAAAAAGTTTGTTTTGGATCCCATCAAACATGTATTTGCTACTACCACTCGAGACTTTCAGTGCTTCAAATGATGAGTCTTGGAAAATAAATTGGACTGGAGTTGATTCTTGCACATATGTGGTAGAATTTTTGAAGAACACTTTCTTGGGTGCTGAGCAATGTAATGGTGAAAGCAGAAGGTCATCATCTTGTAGGGTTGGCTCATCTGTTACTGAATGCAGTGGTGTAAACACAATCCACTTTGCTAATTTTTCAGTTGATGCAGATAAACTGAAAGATGTGGTGGTATTGGCAATTCACACAGGAAAAATATACTCTGTTATTGAAGTGGTGAGTGATATGTCTGCTGAGAGTCCTTTTGAGCAAAATGCTGGTGATGCACCATCAAATTATTCTTCATTCACTGAGTACTTCAACAAAAA GTATGGAATTGTGCTGATGCATCCAGGACAACCTTTGTTGCTGTTAAAGCAAAGCCATAAACCACACAACCTGCTTCCAAATCCTAATGATGAAG TTACTTCAAAAGATGGCATGGCTGTTGTAAAACAGCGACAATTTGTTCATATGCCACCTGAGCTTTTAGTCAGTATTGATATTCCAGTCCAGACTCTAAAATCATTTTACTTACTTCCATCTTTGATGTATCGTCTGGAGTCTCTGATGTTAGCCAGTCAACTTAGACAGGAGATTGACTGCCGGATTCCTGACTGTTATATCCCAAGTTCACTG ATGTTGGAAGCAATAACAACACTTAGATGTAGTGAAACTTTTTCCATGGAGCGATTGGAGTTGCTTGGAGATTCAGTTTTGAAGTATGCTATAAGTTCTGACCTCTTTCTAAGATACCCTACAAAACATGAAGGCCAATTATCTGCTCGGCGCATACAGGCTGTTTGTAATTCAGCCCTACATAAATTGGGAATAAGTCTCAAATTACAG GGATATATACGAGACAGTGCATTCAATCCTCGTTGTTGGGTTGCTCCAGGGCAGCGACCTGCATATTATATTCCTTGTAAATGTGGGGTTGATACTTTAGAAGTGCCTTTAGATGCCAAATTTCAAACTGAAGACCCTAAAATTAAGATTGCAATATGCTGCTCCATGGGCCACCGATGGATCTGTTCCAAAACCATATCTGATTGTGTTGAAGCCATTGTAGGAGCATACTACGTAAGTGGAGGACTGATTGCTGCAGTTCATGTGATGAAGTGGCTTGGTATGGATGTTGAATTTGATCCTTCATTGGTAGATGAAGCCATTTCCAGTGCTTCTTTACGATCTTATATGCCAAAAGAAAATGAGGTAACGAGCCTCGAGTCAAAGCTTGGTTATACATTTTCTGTCAAGTTTCTTATACAAGAGGCTATGACACATGCATCCATGCAAGAGCAGGGAGTTGGCTATTGTTACCAG AGACTTGAATTTCTTGGTGACTCTTTATTGGACTTGCTCATCACATGGCATCTCTATCAAAGCCACACAAACATTGATCCTGGTGAGTTGACAGACTTGCGCTCAGCTTGTGTTAGtaatgaaaattttgctcaaattGTTGTGAGAAGGGAGCTATACAAGCATCTTCAACATTGTTCTACATTACTTCTAAGCCAGATAACAGAATATCTGGAGTCTTTTTGTGAATCTGATGAAGCCACCAAATTGTCCACAGTTCCAAAGGGTCCTAAG GCTCTTGGAGACCTACTTGAAAGTATAGCAGGGGCAATGTTAGTTGATACAAAGTTTGACCTTGATGAAGTGTGGAGAATATTTAAGCCACTGTTGTCTCCAATTGCAACACCTGAGAGTCTGGAGCTGCCTCCATTGCGTGAACTGATTGAATTATGCGACTCTCGTGGATATTTTATAAAAGAAAGATGTACAATTAAGAATGACATTGTGCATGCCCATCTTAGACTACAGCTGAATGATGTTCTTTTGGTTGGAGACGGATATGATCGGAACAGAAAAACTGCAAAAGGAAAAGCGGCTTCTCATTTGTTGAAGGAACTTGAG AATAGAGGAATAAGGTACTCCCGAGGTGATTCAAAGAGGAAACAAGATCCTGATCACGTTGTTGATTCATCTTCCCTAGACCTAACAAACGCTCACACCTGTGAGCCAAAAAACCATAAGAAGCAGAAGAAAGTAGAAAATGAATCTCCTACAGGGTCA